One region of Natronolimnobius baerhuensis genomic DNA includes:
- the pstC gene encoding phosphate ABC transporter permease subunit PstC, translating into MEGATESAESDDNRGRLSQRLRRERLSSYWFTGAGYFAIALFALIVLTLIYQSLPLLSEYSLVQVLTSSNWDPARNEFGFLPAIVGTIYVTILTMLIGTPIAILTAIYIAEYAEGRTKRLVSSFIDVLAAIPSVIFGLVALIVVVPFVGNYLAPVFGSSGTGTGIFTVSLVMGIIVTPFMISLSVESLEALPDELRESSLGVGATKWETIRLVLLRAAGPGIFSAILLGFGRVFGATIVPAMLIGGQTRLPDSLFSTGQTLPTLIVNDFGELMSVPITQSALIFVGLMLVVVVWIFNFSAMLVRRRLQRRWQY; encoded by the coding sequence ATGGAGGGGGCGACGGAATCAGCAGAGTCGGACGATAATCGAGGCCGGCTGTCACAGCGCCTGCGGCGAGAGCGACTCAGTAGCTACTGGTTCACCGGTGCCGGCTACTTTGCCATTGCACTGTTCGCGCTGATTGTGCTGACGCTGATCTACCAGTCACTGCCGCTGCTGTCGGAGTACTCTCTCGTCCAGGTGCTTACGTCCTCGAACTGGGACCCTGCCCGGAACGAGTTCGGCTTCCTGCCGGCGATTGTCGGGACAATCTACGTGACGATCCTGACGATGCTCATCGGAACGCCAATCGCGATCCTCACGGCGATCTACATCGCTGAGTATGCAGAAGGGCGGACGAAACGACTCGTCTCGTCGTTCATCGACGTCCTCGCGGCGATCCCGAGTGTCATCTTCGGGCTCGTCGCGCTGATCGTCGTCGTTCCGTTCGTGGGAAACTACCTCGCGCCGGTGTTTGGCTCGAGTGGAACCGGGACTGGGATTTTCACGGTCAGTCTCGTGATGGGGATCATCGTCACGCCGTTTATGATCTCGCTGTCGGTCGAGTCCCTCGAGGCACTGCCCGATGAGTTGCGCGAGTCCTCGCTTGGCGTCGGCGCGACGAAGTGGGAGACGATCCGGTTGGTCCTGTTGCGGGCTGCAGGTCCCGGCATCTTCTCGGCGATTTTGCTCGGGTTCGGCCGCGTCTTCGGCGCGACAATCGTCCCCGCGATGCTCATTGGGGGCCAGACCCGACTGCCGGACTCGCTGTTCTCGACGGGACAGACCCTGCCGACGCTCATCGTGAACGACTTCGGCGAACTCATGTCGGTGCCGATCACGCAGTCGGCGCTGATCTTCGTTGGCCTCATGCTGGTCGTCGTCGTCTGGATCTTCAACTTCAGTGCGATGCTCGTTCGTCGCCGACTCCAGCGGAGGTGGCAGTACTGA
- a CDS encoding PstS family phosphate ABC transporter substrate-binding protein, with translation MERTYSRRSALQLLGTGAAASLAGCASMLDGGDSVRISGGVGPLPMVEVWADMYEEAHDDVSFDISGGGTGVGVSDVRNDQVDIAMMGRDPEPDEIDQGLFAVPMLIDTVVGTVNADNPALEDLQENGLTREDMEAIFTGEVTNWGEVVETDIDEDIIVYGRSDASAAYKQWGDFLGGEDDYYTQSDLESYSDGNENGDQGVANALGRSENAIAMNNINYVYDLETGEIEGDIRPIPLDRDGTGLSEDEDFYETRDGILAAVEDGRYPMPPAREMYLASDGQFDEVAQDFVEWVLTEGQQHVRENGYVPLEEETLEEAQQDLETGP, from the coding sequence ATGGAACGAACCTATTCGCGACGATCTGCGTTGCAACTTCTCGGTACTGGGGCGGCAGCCTCGCTTGCTGGCTGTGCGAGTATGCTCGATGGCGGAGACTCAGTCCGAATCTCCGGTGGCGTCGGCCCGCTGCCGATGGTGGAAGTCTGGGCAGATATGTATGAAGAAGCACACGACGACGTCTCGTTCGACATCTCCGGCGGCGGAACCGGTGTCGGCGTCTCGGATGTCCGCAACGACCAGGTCGACATCGCGATGATGGGACGCGACCCAGAACCGGACGAAATCGATCAAGGCCTGTTCGCCGTCCCGATGCTCATCGATACCGTCGTCGGGACGGTCAACGCCGACAACCCCGCGCTTGAGGACCTGCAGGAAAACGGTCTGACTCGCGAGGATATGGAGGCCATCTTCACCGGCGAGGTCACGAACTGGGGCGAGGTCGTCGAGACAGACATCGACGAGGATATCATCGTCTACGGTCGCTCTGATGCCTCCGCAGCGTACAAACAGTGGGGAGACTTCCTCGGCGGCGAAGACGACTACTACACCCAAAGCGACCTCGAGAGCTACTCGGACGGTAACGAGAACGGTGACCAGGGCGTCGCTAACGCCCTCGGACGATCCGAGAACGCCATTGCGATGAACAACATCAACTACGTCTACGACCTCGAGACCGGTGAAATCGAGGGCGACATTCGCCCGATTCCGCTCGACAGAGACGGCACCGGACTCTCCGAGGACGAAGACTTCTACGAGACGCGCGATGGCATTCTCGCGGCCGTTGAGGACGGGCGCTACCCGATGCCGCCAGCCCGTGAGATGTACCTCGCTTCGGACGGCCAGTTCGATGAGGTGGCACAGGACTTCGTCGAGTGGGTCCTGACTGAGGGACAGCAACACGTCCGAGAGAACGGCTACGTCCCCCTCGAGGAGGAGACGCTCGAGGAGGCCCAACAAGACCTCGAAACGGGGCCCTAA